One Thiocapsa bogorovii DNA segment encodes these proteins:
- a CDS encoding efflux RND transporter periplasmic adaptor subunit: MIGQAVHKPPRAEGTLGRSRPARPRRARLRKPCWPERIPRAIGAALLAATVIACSPGGDPPASTGPDRGALEHLVAAVDVERAATTSSHERPGSLRFRRQVRLFSQEEGRITSLDVFEGDMVREGEVLVALDDDLLQAELDKARATLAQAELDVRRLEDLVSKRAASDAELSQARTAVAVARGDVRLLETRLAFTRIRAPFDGVVTERLVEPGDFVSKNTHLLTVADPQSLVAEVYASELILPRIRVGDPAQLRIDALGAVAFPARILRIHPSLEETSRQGIVELTLEDPPEGVKAGQFVRVTLETASVERLLIPFRALRRDRDGEFVWLITDQGQASRRKVRSGLQSTDRIEILEGLAPGDRIITRGFLGLSEGKTVKVVPE; this comes from the coding sequence ATGATCGGCCAGGCCGTACACAAGCCGCCGCGCGCCGAAGGCACGCTCGGCCGCTCCCGGCCCGCGCGTCCCCGCCGCGCCCGGCTGCGCAAGCCGTGTTGGCCCGAAAGGATCCCGCGCGCGATCGGGGCCGCGCTCCTGGCCGCGACCGTGATCGCCTGCTCGCCCGGAGGCGACCCGCCGGCGAGCACGGGCCCGGACCGCGGGGCGCTCGAGCACCTGGTTGCCGCGGTGGACGTGGAGCGTGCCGCAACGACCAGCAGCCACGAGCGGCCGGGCTCGCTGCGTTTTCGTCGCCAGGTGCGCCTCTTCAGTCAGGAAGAAGGTCGGATCACCTCGCTGGACGTCTTCGAGGGCGACATGGTTCGGGAGGGCGAGGTCCTGGTGGCGCTCGATGACGACCTCCTGCAGGCCGAGCTCGACAAGGCGCGTGCGACGCTGGCGCAAGCGGAGCTCGACGTGCGGCGGCTCGAGGATCTCGTCAGCAAGCGCGCCGCCTCGGACGCGGAGCTCTCGCAGGCCCGCACCGCCGTCGCGGTGGCCCGAGGCGACGTCAGACTCCTGGAGACCCGACTGGCCTTCACCCGGATTCGGGCCCCGTTCGACGGCGTCGTGACCGAGCGGTTGGTCGAGCCGGGTGATTTCGTCTCGAAGAATACCCACCTTCTCACGGTCGCCGATCCGCAATCCCTGGTCGCCGAGGTGTATGCCTCGGAGCTCATCCTGCCGCGGATCAGAGTCGGCGACCCGGCACAATTGCGCATCGACGCTCTCGGCGCGGTGGCGTTCCCCGCCCGGATCCTGCGCATTCATCCGAGCCTGGAGGAGACCAGTCGACAGGGGATCGTGGAACTGACGCTGGAGGATCCGCCCGAGGGCGTGAAGGCCGGACAGTTCGTGCGGGTCACGCTGGAGACCGCCTCTGTGGAGCGTCTGCTGATCCCCTTTCGCGCCCTGCGCCGCGATCGCGACGGCGAGTTCGTCTGGCTGATCACGGACCAAGGCCAGGCCTCCCGACGAAAGGTCAGGAGCGGTCTGCAGAGCACCGATCGCATCGAGATCCTCGAGGGCCTTGCACCCGGCGACCGCATTATCACGCGTGGATTTCTCGGCCTGAGCGAGGGTAAAACAGTCAAGGTGGTCCCGGAATGA
- a CDS encoding S24 family peptidase yields the protein MADPTMDSTGCSMHEPYALQVLGDQMEPEFPDRCVVVVEPTDNRTNNSFVFAEVEGVRWFRKYVRSDDGSERLVAVNRIYPDIELDGLEWHVLGVIIQRNIRRKIKHYDYSQEPETSPTVAITDLTGR from the coding sequence ATGGCAGATCCCACAATGGACAGCACGGGTTGCAGCATGCACGAGCCCTACGCCTTGCAGGTGCTCGGCGACCAGATGGAGCCCGAGTTCCCCGATCGCTGCGTCGTCGTCGTCGAGCCGACGGACAACCGCACGAACAACAGCTTCGTGTTCGCCGAGGTCGAAGGCGTGCGCTGGTTTCGCAAATATGTCCGTAGCGACGACGGCTCGGAGCGGCTCGTCGCCGTCAACCGGATCTATCCCGACATCGAGCTCGACGGGCTGGAGTGGCACGTCCTGGGGGTCATCATTCAACGCAACATCCGTCGTAAGATCAAACACTACGACTACTCGCAAGAGCCCGAGACCTCGCCGACGGTGGCCATCACGGATCTGACCGGCCGGTGA
- a CDS encoding ABCB family ABC transporter ATP-binding protein/permease encodes MNRISATERIHADRRDWHNLRGMLPYLWEFRGRAMLALACLIAAKVANVGVPLVLRDIVDAFEATPNQVLVLPISLLVAYGALKLSASLFNELRDVVFARVRYRAMRRLSTKVLDHLHRLSLRYHLGRQSGAISRDLERGTRSVSTILNYVAFSVLPVLVEFTLVAVILFKQYTPAFALVVFGTVAVYFTFTFAITEWRMDYRHRMNRLDSEANNQAFDSLINYETVKYFGNERMELERYDGTLAEWEEMAVKSQTSMSLLNFGQGAIIAIGVTLIMAFAANGVVKGEMSVGDLVLVNALMLQLFIPLGFLGIVYRQIKYALADMDLVFKLLERRPEIQDAPGTKALRLREGDIRFEHVDFHYQHERAILQDVDFRIAPGQTLAVVGHSGAGKSTLARLLFRFYDVTAGRILIDGQDLREVTQESLRAAIGIVPQDTVLFNDTIYYNLAYGRPEATRAEVERCAEMAHIRTFIESLPDGWETMVGERGLKLSGGEKQRVAIARAILKQPRILVFDEATSSLDSHTEQAIQQTLSEVAENHTTLVIAHRLSTVVDADRILVLEQGRIREQGTHRALLEAGGHYAAMWDLQQREGPDASAPGTIASEMRDVMPADPEKSP; translated from the coding sequence ATGAACCGAATTTCCGCCACCGAGCGCATCCATGCCGACCGTCGAGATTGGCACAATCTGCGCGGAATGCTGCCCTATCTGTGGGAGTTCCGCGGGCGTGCCATGCTCGCGCTCGCCTGTCTGATCGCGGCGAAGGTGGCCAATGTCGGTGTGCCCCTGGTGCTGCGCGACATCGTGGATGCCTTCGAGGCCACGCCGAATCAGGTGCTGGTGCTGCCGATCTCGCTCCTGGTCGCCTACGGGGCGCTCAAGCTCAGTGCCTCGCTCTTCAACGAGCTGCGCGACGTGGTCTTTGCCCGAGTGCGCTATCGCGCGATGCGCCGGCTGTCGACCAAGGTGCTCGATCACCTGCATCGGCTCTCGCTGCGCTACCACCTGGGGCGCCAGAGCGGTGCGATCAGCCGTGATCTGGAGCGCGGGACCCGTTCGGTGTCGACCATTCTGAACTATGTCGCCTTCAGCGTCCTGCCGGTGCTGGTCGAGTTCACCTTGGTGGCGGTGATCCTCTTCAAGCAATACACCCCGGCCTTCGCGCTGGTCGTCTTCGGGACGGTCGCGGTCTATTTCACCTTCACCTTCGCCATCACCGAATGGCGCATGGACTATCGGCACCGGATGAACCGCTTGGACTCGGAGGCCAATAATCAGGCCTTCGACAGCCTCATCAACTACGAGACGGTCAAATATTTCGGCAACGAGCGGATGGAGCTCGAGCGCTACGACGGGACCCTGGCCGAGTGGGAGGAGATGGCGGTCAAGAGTCAGACCTCCATGTCGCTGCTGAATTTCGGGCAGGGCGCGATCATTGCGATCGGCGTCACCCTGATCATGGCCTTCGCGGCCAACGGCGTGGTCAAAGGCGAGATGAGTGTCGGCGACCTGGTCTTGGTCAACGCGCTCATGCTGCAGTTGTTCATCCCGCTGGGCTTTCTCGGGATCGTCTATCGGCAGATCAAGTATGCGCTCGCGGACATGGATCTGGTCTTCAAGTTGCTCGAGCGTCGCCCCGAGATCCAGGACGCCCCGGGCACCAAGGCGTTGCGCCTGCGCGAGGGCGACATCCGCTTCGAGCACGTCGACTTTCACTACCAGCACGAACGGGCGATCCTGCAGGACGTCGATTTTCGGATCGCGCCTGGCCAGACCCTCGCCGTTGTCGGCCACAGCGGCGCCGGCAAGTCGACCCTGGCGCGCCTGCTGTTTCGCTTCTACGACGTCACCGCCGGCCGGATCCTGATCGACGGACAGGATCTGCGCGAGGTCACCCAGGAGAGCCTGCGCGCAGCCATCGGCATCGTTCCCCAGGACACCGTGCTGTTCAACGACACCATCTACTACAACTTAGCCTACGGACGGCCCGAAGCGACCCGCGCCGAGGTGGAGCGCTGCGCCGAGATGGCCCACATCCGCACCTTTATCGAGAGCCTGCCGGACGGTTGGGAGACCATGGTCGGGGAGCGCGGCCTGAAGCTCTCGGGCGGGGAGAAACAGCGTGTGGCGATCGCGCGGGCGATCTTGAAGCAGCCGCGGATCCTGGTCTTCGACGAGGCGACCTCCTCGCTGGACAGCCACACCGAGCAGGCGATCCAGCAAACGCTCTCGGAGGTCGCGGAGAACCATACCACCCTGGTGATCGCGCACCGTCTCTCCACGGTGGTGGACGCGGATCGGATCCTCGTGCTGGAGCAGGGCCGCATCCGCGAGCAGGGGACGCACCGCGCGCTCTTGGAGGCCGGCGGTCACTATGCCGCCATGTGGGATCTGCAGCAGCGCGAGGGGCCGGACGCGTCGGCGCCGGGCACGATTGCCTCGGAGATGCGCGACGTGATGCCCGCGGATCCGGAGAAGTCGCCGTGA
- a CDS encoding histidine kinase: MSVRQARIVAERGEEIEASRIREVLRAAGLAVPSVVVGATLAAALFLLTLQDARPHLEWAAPLAMAALVAAALAVLLFWSRLRSQLLLPLVRLEYSLSRVCQGEPGASDSLDDAGVLAQVASDIRSLNEELTDLYEEMDNRVARQTMRLAQKTASLKILYDVAAGIHQAESVDELLLRFLRVLKEMINGRAATVRLVMPDGSRRLVGAIGLDDDLVREQDIGPVDLCLCGSVLTPGEIVCGNDARYCSRIYGRRMFASSEMEVVTVPLEHRDELLGVYTVFVDRPGLRAREDILDLLATVGHHLGVAIAKQRSDADARRLSIVEERNSLAHELHDSLAQTLASLRFQCRMLTDSLRGSAISLEARNDLSRIRNGLDEAHTELRELLASFRAPLDRRGLVPALEKLTRRFGQETGAHVLFQNDCRPFELSASEELQILRIVQETLANIRKHSKAHTVRVLLTREPSGQHVLLIEDDGVGFTTPAAGSNPGEHIGLTIMEERARRIGAELRIESEAGEGTRVEVIFDGNRRTPRQGREAA, from the coding sequence GTGAGCGTGCGTCAAGCGCGGATCGTCGCCGAGCGGGGCGAGGAGATCGAGGCGTCGCGGATCCGCGAGGTTCTGCGTGCGGCCGGTCTTGCCGTGCCCTCGGTCGTGGTCGGGGCGACGCTCGCCGCGGCGCTTTTTTTATTGACCCTGCAGGATGCGCGCCCGCATTTGGAGTGGGCGGCGCCGCTCGCGATGGCCGCACTCGTCGCCGCCGCGCTGGCCGTACTGCTGTTTTGGAGCCGGTTGCGCAGCCAACTGCTGCTGCCTCTGGTGCGCCTGGAATATTCGCTCTCGCGGGTCTGTCAGGGCGAGCCGGGCGCGAGCGACTCCCTGGACGATGCCGGTGTGCTGGCGCAGGTGGCGAGCGATATCCGCAGCCTGAACGAGGAGCTGACCGACCTGTACGAGGAGATGGACAACCGGGTCGCGCGCCAGACCATGCGGCTTGCGCAGAAGACGGCCTCGCTGAAGATCCTCTACGACGTGGCCGCCGGGATCCATCAAGCGGAGAGTGTCGACGAGCTGTTGCTGCGCTTCCTGCGGGTGTTGAAGGAGATGATCAACGGCCGAGCCGCCACCGTGCGTCTGGTCATGCCGGACGGTTCGCGGCGTCTAGTCGGCGCGATCGGTTTGGACGACGACCTGGTGCGCGAGCAGGATATCGGACCGGTGGATCTGTGTCTGTGCGGGAGTGTCCTCACACCGGGCGAGATCGTCTGCGGAAACGACGCGCGCTATTGCTCCAGGATCTACGGGCGGCGGATGTTCGCCAGCAGCGAGATGGAGGTCGTCACCGTGCCGTTGGAGCATCGCGACGAGCTCCTGGGCGTCTACACCGTCTTCGTCGACCGGCCCGGCTTGCGGGCCCGCGAGGACATCCTGGACCTGCTGGCGACCGTCGGGCATCACCTCGGGGTCGCCATCGCCAAGCAGCGCTCGGACGCCGACGCGCGGCGTCTTTCGATCGTCGAAGAGCGCAACTCGCTCGCGCACGAGCTGCACGACTCGCTCGCTCAGACCTTGGCGAGCCTGCGTTTTCAGTGTCGCATGCTGACCGACTCGCTGCGCGGGAGTGCGATCTCGCTCGAGGCGCGCAACGATCTGAGCCGGATCCGCAACGGGCTCGACGAGGCCCACACCGAGCTGCGCGAGCTGCTCGCGAGCTTCCGTGCGCCCTTGGACCGACGCGGTCTGGTGCCGGCGCTCGAGAAGCTCACCCGCCGATTCGGTCAAGAGACAGGCGCACATGTGCTGTTCCAAAACGACTGTCGTCCATTCGAGCTCTCGGCGAGCGAAGAGCTGCAGATCTTGAGGATTGTCCAGGAAACACTGGCCAATATCCGCAAACATTCAAAAGCGCATACGGTGCGCGTCCTGCTCACCCGCGAGCCGAGCGGTCAGCACGTGCTGTTGATCGAAGACGACGGCGTGGGCTTCACGACCCCGGCGGCGGGATCCAATCCGGGCGAGCACATCGGCCTGACCATCATGGAGGAGCGTGCGCGGCGCATCGGTGCTGAGCTGCGCATCGAGAGCGAGGCCGGGGAGGGCACGCGGGTGGAGGTGATCTTCGACGGCAATCGGCGCACCCCGCGCCAGGGGCGGGAGGCAGCCTGA
- a CDS encoding response regulator, protein MRVLLIDDHALFRFGLQELLERRGIQVVAAVGDTAMGLQRVAETLPDVVLLDMRMPHLDGLEMLRRLRAAHPAMPIAMLTTSAEERDVIESLQGGAQGYLLKDMEPDALIAALGEIVQGRTVVAPELAIVLAKAVQGEAAGVAAEGRIADLTPREHEILCHLAEGQSNKAIARCLNISDGTVKLHVKAILRKLDVHSRVEAAVIAVERGLCERRSSRENG, encoded by the coding sequence ATGCGCGTGTTGCTGATCGACGACCATGCCCTGTTCCGCTTCGGGCTACAGGAGTTGTTGGAACGCCGAGGTATCCAGGTGGTCGCGGCGGTTGGCGACACCGCGATGGGCCTGCAGCGGGTCGCCGAGACCCTGCCCGACGTGGTCCTGCTGGACATGCGCATGCCGCATCTGGACGGGCTTGAGATGCTGCGTCGGTTGCGTGCGGCCCATCCGGCCATGCCGATCGCGATGCTGACGACCAGCGCGGAGGAGCGCGACGTGATCGAGTCGCTGCAGGGCGGCGCGCAGGGCTATCTGCTCAAGGATATGGAGCCGGATGCCTTGATCGCGGCGCTGGGCGAGATCGTCCAAGGCCGCACGGTGGTGGCGCCCGAGCTGGCTATCGTCCTGGCTAAGGCGGTCCAGGGCGAGGCTGCGGGTGTGGCCGCCGAGGGTCGCATCGCCGACCTGACGCCGCGCGAGCATGAGATCCTCTGCCATCTTGCCGAGGGTCAGAGCAACAAGGCGATCGCCCGGTGTCTGAATATTTCGGACGGGACGGTGAAGCTCCACGTGAAGGCGATCCTGCGCAAGCTCGACGTGCACTCGCGGGTGGAGGCGGCGGTGATTGCGGTCGAGCGCGGCCTGTGCGAGCGCAGGTCGAGCCGGGAGAACGGATGA
- a CDS encoding rhodanese-like domain-containing protein, whose product MKKFLELIKDCLSDVREIMPWDLEERLEANPDLLLVDVREPDEFAAMHIDGSLNVPRGILESACEWDYEETVPDLVRARDREVVVVCRSGYRSIMAAHAMNLLGYQDVSSLQTGLRGWKDYEQPLVDAAGKAVDLDDADRYFTPRLRPDQMRPADS is encoded by the coding sequence ATGAAGAAGTTTTTAGAGCTCATCAAAGACTGTTTGAGCGATGTCAGAGAGATCATGCCCTGGGATCTCGAGGAGCGGCTTGAGGCAAACCCGGATCTGCTGCTGGTCGATGTCCGCGAGCCGGATGAGTTCGCGGCGATGCATATCGACGGATCGCTGAACGTCCCGCGCGGTATCCTCGAGTCCGCCTGCGAATGGGACTACGAGGAGACCGTCCCCGACCTCGTGCGCGCGCGCGACCGGGAGGTCGTGGTAGTCTGTCGATCGGGGTACCGCAGCATCATGGCGGCCCACGCGATGAACCTGCTCGGCTACCAAGACGTGTCCTCCTTGCAGACGGGACTGCGTGGCTGGAAGGACTACGAGCAGCCGCTGGTCGACGCAGCCGGAAAGGCGGTCGATTTGGACGACGCCGACCGCTATTTTACGCCCCGCTTGAGGCCGGATCAGATGCGGCCGGCAGACTCATGA
- a CDS encoding UDP-2,3-diacylglucosamine diphosphatase — protein MKTSGVSIFVSDLHLSPDRPATVSLFLDFLAGRAREADQLYLLGDIFDAWIGDDDDGTPNAEVKAALAAVTASGVRCHLMHGNRDFLIGRAFCRETGCRLLRDPTIARFAGEPMLLMHGDLLCTDDVAYQRFRRRIRNPLVQRLFLWRSLAARRKVAADYRRKSGAATAEKTLDIMDVNQETVERYLRRYGAARLIHGHTHRPGDHRVQVDGREAVRSVLAEWHPDRGEMLIHDTSGWRREAVLP, from the coding sequence TTGAAGACCTCGGGCGTCAGCATCTTCGTCTCCGATCTGCATCTGTCGCCGGATCGACCGGCGACGGTGAGCCTCTTCCTCGACTTCCTCGCGGGTCGCGCACGCGAGGCAGACCAGCTCTATCTCCTCGGCGACATCTTCGACGCCTGGATCGGCGACGACGACGACGGCACGCCCAACGCGGAGGTCAAGGCGGCACTCGCCGCGGTCACGGCCTCCGGGGTCCGCTGTCATCTGATGCACGGCAACCGGGATTTCCTGATCGGTCGCGCCTTTTGCCGCGAGACCGGCTGTCGGCTTCTGCGCGACCCGACCATCGCCCGGTTCGCAGGCGAGCCCATGCTCCTCATGCACGGCGACCTGCTCTGCACCGACGACGTCGCTTATCAGCGGTTTCGCCGCCGCATCCGCAACCCGTTGGTCCAACGCCTCTTCCTGTGGCGATCACTCGCGGCGCGTCGCAAGGTCGCCGCCGACTACCGCCGCAAGAGCGGAGCCGCGACCGCCGAGAAGACCCTGGACATCATGGACGTCAACCAGGAGACGGTCGAACGCTACCTTCGCCGCTACGGTGCCGCGCGTCTGATCCACGGGCATACCCACCGTCCGGGCGATCATCGCGTCCAGGTCGACGGCCGAGAGGCCGTACGCTCGGTCCTGGCCGAATGGCATCCGGACCGGGGCGAAATGCTGATCCACGACACCTCGGGGTGGCGGCGCGAGGCCGTACTGCCTTGA
- a CDS encoding peptidylprolyl isomerase, with amino-acid sequence MIKLTTNHGDILVELDAEKAPKTCANFEQYVRDGHYDGTLFHRVIDGFMIQGGGMAPDFTPKPTRAPVENEAKNGLKNLNGTLAMARTMDPHSATSQFFINVADNGFLDYPGQDGWGYCVFGHVVEGMDVVNAIRGVQTGTRHGHQDVPVEDVILEQAIVVE; translated from the coding sequence ATGATCAAGCTCACGACCAATCACGGCGACATCCTCGTCGAGCTGGATGCCGAGAAGGCGCCCAAGACCTGTGCGAACTTCGAGCAATATGTCCGCGACGGTCACTACGACGGGACGCTGTTTCACCGCGTCATCGACGGCTTCATGATCCAAGGCGGCGGGATGGCGCCGGACTTTACCCCCAAGCCGACCCGCGCTCCGGTCGAGAACGAAGCGAAGAACGGACTGAAAAATCTGAACGGCACGCTCGCCATGGCACGCACCATGGATCCGCATTCAGCCACATCGCAGTTCTTCATCAATGTCGCCGACAACGGCTTTCTGGATTATCCGGGGCAGGACGGCTGGGGCTACTGTGTCTTCGGACACGTCGTCGAGGGTATGGATGTCGTAAATGCCATCCGCGGCGTGCAGACCGGCACGCGCCACGGGCACCAGGATGTCCCGGTCGAGGATGTCATCCTCGAGCAGGCGATCGTCGTCGAGTAG
- the cysS gene encoding cysteine--tRNA ligase — protein MLQIHNSLTRRKEPFQPIEPGKVRMYVCGMTVYDYCHLGHARVMVVFDVVYRYLRALGYEVIYIRNITDIDDKIIRRAAEAGEPMQALTDRFIQAMHEDSDALGILPPTDEPRATAHMDEILAMIETLIEKGLAYVAENGDVYYAVARFAGYGKLSGKDPQDLRAGARVEVDEAKRDPLDFALWKSAKPGEPAWDSPWGPGRPGWHIECSAMSTCALGHHFDIHGGGADLQFPHHENEIAQSEGATGETFVNVWMHNGFVRVNEEKMSKSLGNFFTVREILQRFRPEEVRYFILTSQYRSPLNYDDEHLEQARAALTRLYTALRGVPDVAPDAVDASVAAPFAERFHAAMDDDFNTPEALAVLFDLVREVNRIRADDPGAAAGPASVLRRLGGILGILQEDPDLYLRGRADDGGLSDTEIENLVQARIAARAAKDWAEADRLRTLLTEAGIGLEDGPSGTAWRRGA, from the coding sequence ATGTTGCAGATCCACAATAGCCTCACCCGCCGCAAAGAGCCCTTTCAGCCGATCGAGCCCGGCAAGGTGCGCATGTATGTCTGCGGGATGACCGTGTACGACTACTGCCATCTCGGCCATGCGCGCGTGATGGTCGTCTTCGATGTCGTCTATCGTTATCTGCGCGCGCTCGGGTACGAGGTGATCTATATCCGCAACATCACGGACATCGACGACAAGATCATCCGCCGTGCCGCAGAGGCCGGCGAGCCGATGCAGGCGCTGACCGATCGCTTTATTCAGGCGATGCACGAGGATTCAGATGCCCTCGGTATCCTGCCGCCGACCGACGAGCCGCGTGCCACTGCCCACATGGACGAGATCCTCGCCATGATCGAAACCCTGATCGAGAAGGGGCTCGCCTATGTCGCCGAGAACGGCGATGTCTACTACGCGGTGGCGCGTTTTGCGGGCTACGGGAAGCTCTCGGGCAAGGACCCGCAGGACCTGCGCGCGGGTGCTCGTGTGGAGGTCGACGAGGCCAAACGCGATCCGCTGGACTTCGCGCTCTGGAAGTCCGCCAAGCCCGGCGAGCCGGCCTGGGACTCGCCCTGGGGGCCGGGACGGCCCGGTTGGCATATCGAGTGCTCGGCCATGAGCACCTGCGCCCTGGGCCATCATTTCGACATCCACGGCGGCGGGGCGGATCTGCAGTTCCCGCATCACGAGAACGAGATCGCCCAGTCCGAGGGCGCCACCGGCGAGACCTTCGTGAATGTCTGGATGCACAACGGGTTCGTGCGCGTGAACGAAGAGAAGATGTCCAAGTCGCTCGGCAACTTCTTCACCGTGCGCGAGATCCTACAGCGCTTTCGTCCCGAGGAGGTGCGGTACTTTATTCTGACGAGCCAGTATCGCAGCCCGCTCAACTACGACGACGAGCACCTCGAGCAGGCCCGTGCGGCCTTGACCCGACTCTACACGGCGTTGCGCGGCGTGCCGGACGTCGCCCCCGACGCGGTGGATGCGTCCGTTGCCGCGCCCTTCGCCGAGCGTTTTCATGCCGCGATGGACGACGACTTCAACACGCCCGAGGCGCTTGCCGTCCTATTCGATCTGGTGCGCGAGGTGAATCGCATCCGAGCGGATGATCCCGGCGCCGCCGCCGGCCCGGCGTCCGTGCTGCGGCGACTCGGCGGCATCCTGGGCATCCTGCAGGAGGATCCGGATCTGTATCTGCGCGGACGCGCGGACGACGGCGGACTGTCGGATACGGAGATCGAGAACCTGGTTCAGGCGCGTATCGCCGCCCGCGCCGCCAAGGATTGGGCGGAAGCCGATCGTCTGCGCACGCTGCTCACGGAGGCGGGCATCGGTCTCGAGGATGGACCGAGCGGGACCGCTTGGCGCCGCGGCGCCTGA
- a CDS encoding IS1380-like element ISTro1 family transposase yields the protein MPESTPEQLRFPPVAGFTVRGDFDGGAMSSDFGPMILRGVDRQIGLTERLSAAIDDWRHPSYTTHPMRELIAQRVYQIACAYEDGNDANALRRDALFKLGLERKPLDATTDLASGPTFSRLENGVGARDLYRMAQAFVEAFIASYPKAPQVIVLDMDHSEDATHGQQEFAFYNHHYGNHCYLPLFLFEGLSGKFITAVLRPGKRPTGAENAMILKRVLKRLRAAWPRTRIILRGDGHFSNPELMALAMADPLTDFIFGLAGNRALTPRAEPFLADARKLHALRIENARRADADVPERTRTYHEVDYRAGSWPGACRTILKAEVTARGDNLRFVVTSLDLPSPECVYRDLYCARGQDENFIKMIKNDLASDRTSDSTFLANQMRLFFSCAAYVLHQTLRTEVLVGTELANAQPATVIIKLFKLAVRVVQYKDRVRLHLPSSCPVKTLLQQVTERLFNAQPRAAPA from the coding sequence ATGCCCGAGTCTACCCCGGAACAGCTGCGTTTTCCCCCGGTCGCCGGTTTCACGGTCCGCGGCGACTTCGACGGCGGCGCCATGTCGTCTGACTTTGGCCCCATGATTCTGCGCGGGGTTGATCGGCAGATCGGCCTGACCGAGCGGTTGAGCGCAGCGATCGATGATTGGCGCCATCCGTCCTACACCACCCATCCGATGCGTGAGCTGATCGCGCAACGGGTCTACCAGATCGCCTGTGCTTACGAAGACGGCAACGACGCCAATGCGCTGCGCCGTGATGCGCTGTTCAAGCTGGGGCTGGAGCGCAAGCCGCTGGATGCGACGACGGACCTGGCCAGCGGGCCGACCTTCTCGCGTTTGGAGAATGGGGTCGGCGCGCGCGACCTCTACCGCATGGCGCAGGCCTTCGTCGAGGCCTTCATCGCCAGCTACCCGAAGGCGCCGCAGGTGATCGTGCTCGATATGGACCACTCCGAAGACGCCACCCATGGCCAGCAGGAGTTCGCGTTCTACAATCATCACTACGGCAACCATTGCTACTTGCCGCTGTTTCTCTTCGAGGGCCTCTCGGGGAAGTTCATCACCGCGGTGCTGCGTCCCGGCAAGCGCCCCACCGGCGCCGAGAACGCGATGATCCTCAAGCGCGTGCTCAAGCGGCTGCGGGCCGCGTGGCCACGCACACGCATCATCCTGCGCGGCGACGGACACTTCTCCAACCCCGAGTTGATGGCCTTGGCGATGGCCGATCCGTTGACGGATTTCATCTTCGGCCTGGCGGGTAACCGGGCTCTCACGCCACGGGCCGAGCCGTTCTTGGCCGACGCCCGCAAGCTCCATGCGCTGCGCATCGAGAACGCCCGGCGCGCCGACGCCGACGTACCCGAGCGGACCCGCACCTACCACGAGGTTGACTACCGTGCCGGTTCCTGGCCCGGCGCGTGTCGGACCATCCTCAAAGCCGAGGTGACGGCGCGCGGCGACAACCTCCGCTTCGTCGTCACCTCCTTGGACTTGCCCAGTCCCGAGTGCGTCTACCGCGATCTGTACTGCGCGCGCGGCCAGGACGAGAACTTCATCAAAATGATCAAGAACGATCTGGCCAGCGATCGCACTTCCGACAGCACCTTCTTGGCCAATCAGATGCGCTTGTTCTTCTCCTGCGCCGCTTACGTCTTGCACCAAACGCTGCGCACCGAGGTCCTCGTCGGCACGGAACTGGCCAACGCCCAGCCTGCCACCGTGATCATCAAACTGTTCAAGCTCGCCGTGCGCGTGGTGCAGTACAAAGACCGCGTGCGCCTGCACCTGCCCTCGAGCTGTCCGGTCAAGACGCTGTTGCAGCAGGTCACCGAGAGGCTCTTCAACGCGCAGCCCCGGGCGGCGCCCGCCTAG